TCAGCTATTCAGAAATCTTCCCCTCAAATGTTCATCTAGTGCAATTTGAAGAAGAAACAGTGCCAGGCATTGGAGTGAGAATCTTCACAGAAAAATGTCTGCCCAGAGGCAGATGAGGTCCTTCAGCTCCAGTGCTGATTGGTTCCTTTCCTAGGGACTCTCCAATCCTACCACACATGGAAACATCCAGAGGTTTTTATTCTTTCCGGCAGGTACATAAGATCCACTAGGTTTGAGCTGTGTTGACTACCACTGCTTTTTCCTTGGTCTCAATTATGTCTTGGAAGATGGCTCTGCAGATCCCTCGAAGCTTTTGGGCAGCAGCTGTGACCGCGATGCTGGTGATGCTGAGCACCCCAGTGGCTGAGGCCAGAGACTTTCCCAGTAAGTGCAGGGCAGCTGCTCTCGAGAGCCACCACGGTGGGAACAGGCTCTCCTTGGGTTGGAGTATGGGGGATGGTGATCTCCATGATCTCAGAACACAGTCTTTTATCACCATTTATTCTTTTTGGGAAATAGAGCtatgttgcatttttatttccACCTTATAATGGGTGAGGTGAGGATAATCCAACCCCAATCCCACAGGCTTAAGCCtgaaggaggagagaggaaagaggagacaaAGTGTGCATTTACTACCCGTGACAGGACAAAGTGACCGTGGAGTGATTTTTGAAGATATGCATTTCCCCAAAGACACAGTAGGATTTTTCTGCGCTGGGAAACATAAGGCAGCAATGGTGTCTGTAGTCTCTGTATGGGAGGTAAAGGAGTCCATACTACTGACTCGAGTGGAGAGTTTGTGGAGGCAAACTCAGTTCTGAGGGAAGGTGACTGGATGACCACAGACAGGGAGGCTTACTTAGGGTTTCACTGATTTATGGGCAAAAGGTGACTTGAGTGGGATTCAGGGACCTGAGTTGATGGTGGACTGAATTTAGTATGATAGAAAGGAGGAggtaaagaagagaaataatacatATTGAGAAACCACTCTATTCAGACACAGGACAATATTTCCATAAATTCTCTCTCACTTCTCCTAACATCCTATGTGTAGGTATCATGATTTTCCTTTTACGTAATTATAATTGTGATATGGATATTCtgttaagtaacctgcccaagcTGGTGATTGACTCAGTTTAATTGGACTCTATAGAATTCAAAAGCTTGGGCTCTTTCCATGAATAAATGTTTCCTTCTAGGACTCCGGAGGTGTAGGTCCTTTCTAACACAGCAGTGAGTGAACCTCACAGGGCCCTTGGGCGGGTATAGCAGAAAGAGAGTAAATCCAGGCATGGGAAGAAAGGTATTTTGCCCAGGGACCAAGAGAATACTTACATCAGGACGAGAACAAGCTTAATTCCTGAACCTTTCTTGTCATTCCCTTGAACTCTCAAATTTATGTGGATAACTCTGTCTCTGAGATTCCCAGGAACTCCATGGAGAATGGGATTTCATGCTAGAACGCCCTGATCTAAGCGCAGAGGTCCATGTAAAAACAGTCCGACTGCCCTCTTCACTTGGTTCACAGGCCCAGGCAGGGACTGGGCTTTCCTTCTTACCTCCCTAAAGAAAGGCAGATTCCCGAGGCCCCCAGAGAgggctggcagggctggggcagagaTGCCTCGAGGATCCCAGGTCCAGAGCACGAGGCACGGGCCCAGCCAAGAACTCAATTTCGCGTGGAAGGGGTTTCGCAGCTGCTGGCCGGGTCAGGGCGGCGGCTGCAGGGTGCGGTCCGGCTGGGGGCTGGGGCTAGGGCCGGGCTCGGGCCTGACTGACCTGCTGTGATTCCCCGCAGAGGATTTCTTGGTCCAGTTTAAGGGCATGTGCTACTTCACCAACGGGACAGAGCGCGTGCGGGGTGTGGCCAGATACATCTATAACCGCGAGGAGTACGGGCGCTTCGACAGCGACGTTGGGGAGTTCCAGGCGGTGACCGAGCTGGGGCGGAGCATCGAGGACTGGAACAACTATAAGGACTTCTTGGAGCAGGAGCGGGCCGCGGTGGACAAGGTGTGCAGACACAACTACGAGGCGGAGCTACGCACGACCTTGCAGCGGCGAGGTGAGCGTCGTCCCCTTGGCCGGGGCCCGAGTCTCTGCGCGCAGAGGGGCGAGGACGGCGCGGCCTCAAGGACCGAGCCCTGGTCCATCCCAGGGTACAGGAAGGTGGCGGGGCTTTGGAGGCTGGGGGTGGTATCGGAGGGGCGGGGATCTAGGGCAGAGCAGGGGGATGCACAAACGCAGCCCTTAGTTCCCTGCAGGGTTGGGTTAGGCTGCGCAGTGTGTCCCCAGCCTCCCTGTCCATCGGCCTTGTTCTCTGCTCTGCACGTTCTTGCCTCGTGCCTTATGCGTTTGCCTCCTCGTGCCTTACCTTCGCTAAGTAGTTCTCTCTGCCCGTTACGCCGGCCCTCTTCCCCTGCCCGCCCGGCTAACACTGCCCCGCCCTGCTAACACTGCCCCACCCAGCAAGGTCCACGTGCACAGCTCGCACCGTAGGAAGCTTCAGGTTTGGCCTGGTGGAGTTAGGGCTGCTCCACAACTGCGCGCAGGGCATCCAGCAATTACAGTTgtgaaataagatattttgacTTTTGGCTTCAACTTATTATTCATCGTAattctgttttcttaaatggCTGTCATTCATAGAGGAGCTCTTGACGGAGACCTAGTCTTTGAGGTGAGAGTGTTTTAATCACTGCATGCCTGATACCTGACTCGTGGACTGGCATGTGGTATGAGCTCAATGATCTctgttaaattaatgaataaatgcacTCAGCTGCCCATCCACTTAGGCTCAAGAGAAAGCAGAGGATAAATAGAGCCTTAAAGATGGACTTTATCAATTATTGTCTATTATTTTGCTTAATGTTTTAAACTCTTATTGACTTGGATCTTAATAAGGTTTGTGAATGCAGTCTAGGGAAAAAGGTGtttgctgaaaataaaaacaacgcTTGAATGGTGTTATAAGGCAGTTTTAATTTCTTAGAGAAGCTGAACAAATGGCACAATGAAAAGAGCAGAAGCTTTGGAATAAATAGATTGAAGCCACtaaattattgaataaaaatagtTTCAGGTTGCTTTTGGAGTAGAttttctccctcccctcatcACTATCCACTTCAGGGATAAACATTCTGAACGTCAATTTTACCCACTTAGTGAGCACTTATTTCTAGACAATTGCCATAGCAAACACCATCTATGTTATGTCATTTAATAGCACAGTTACCTGTGCATTAGAGATTAGCATAGCCACTTTATATATCCTAATATTGGTACATGATAAACACTTTAAGTAATCAACCCACAATTAGGCACCAGGACCTGAAGCCTCCTCCAAAATGCAcagcattctttctgttcttcactACTTGTTGACACAGCCTAAGGGAAGTAAAGCCTTGTTAAAGCCAATTTTGACAAGAAACAGCAGTGAGTCTATTCCTGCCTGTTTTCACTGTTAATGGGACAAAATGATACTTTCAAGGCATTGAAATTCACTGATTAATCAATCCCTAGTCTGACCCCAGTGTTATCTATGCAGGTTCACAAAACTTCCTTGCCTTCTTCTGACCCACATCCTAATGCTGTCAAGTACCTATACTTTTGCCATTTCAAGTCTATTTCAATAAAagttattctattatttttttctcatgaatTTGTGCCCTctatttttactttcaatcttTTGAAGATGAACAAATCTTATAAGTCCTCACATAGCTGACTGTTATTTAGTCAGACTCCAGGAAGGAGGACCTAAAGAAAAGTTCAAGTCCAAGCAGGAACCATGATTCCTTCCAGACAATGGGTCATGAGTGCTGTTTAATTGAGGTGCCACCTGCTGACCTCAGCAAATCCCAGCTGTATGTATATGTTCGCATTTCTGGCACATTCACCCAGGCCAACCTCTCATGGATCTCAGAATATTTCCTATGGAGAACATACATGATGATGTTTGATTTCAGAACAAGAAAGTAATTCTCAATAGCAAGGGGATGGAGTAGGGTAGGCAGCTAGTAATTAAACTATCTCGAGTgttaaaaggaaattaagaaaaagcaggaaaatgaGAGAACATATTACCAAGTAAATAAAGCAcacattaaatatttactataattttacactaaagaaataaaggaaatgcaGTAAAATGGCCAGAGAGGTAAAGGTTAAGATGTATAAAATATGCAGGGAAAGGTGTGTCATTTTTGACCATGAGCAGCACTCTGAGAAGATAAAGGAATTGAGTTATGGGCAAACATGATGTTTGATCAGTGTTAGTTTTTTTCAAGGTCCGCCTACTTTTCCTTCAAATATTACAAACTTTTGAAATAACATTCAATTTTTTGGTCTCTGTTACTAGACTGCAATTTCTATAAAGGCAGGAACCAGGGTCTGTTGTTTATCTTTGGATTCTCAGTGATTGTCAAAtttatatttgttgaaggaaCCTTAATCCAAGACTTGGACTCCAGGTATCTTTCCATTCTGGTTCCAAGGAGGGACCCTTCCTCATGGCAGGCATGCTGTGTGGTCTCACATCTCACTCCTGTCTTTTCCTGTCTGTTACTGCCCTCAGTGGAGCCCACAGTGACCATCTCCCCATCCAGGACAGAGGCCCTCAACCACCACAACCTGCTGGTCTGCTCGGTGACAGATTTCTATCCAGGCCAGATCAAAGTCCGGTGGTTTCGGAATGACCAGGAGGAGACAGCTGGCGTTGTGTCCACCTCCCTCATTAGGAACGGTGACTGGACCTTCCAGATCCTGGTGATGCTGGAAATGACTCCCCAGCGTGGAGACGTCTACACCTGCCATGTGGAgcaccccagcctccagagccccATCACCGTGGAGTGGCGTAAGGGGAAACTGGTTTCCTTTTACTGTGGGCCCCACAAGACAAAGGGTAGAGCTCCCTCTGACTCTTCCCATCCCGTCTCTTGTCTCTGACATCACTACTGAGCTGGGAATCACAGGAGACTAGAACACCTGTTGCCCCATGGCGAGCACATCAGATGAATCCTGATCTCATTGTCTTTCCAGATACCAGGGAGATCACTCTAcacatttgtattagtccattcttgtactgct
The window above is part of the Symphalangus syndactylus isolate Jambi chromosome 23, NHGRI_mSymSyn1-v2.1_pri, whole genome shotgun sequence genome. Proteins encoded here:
- the LOC129472887 gene encoding HLA class II histocompatibility antigen, DQ beta 2 chain isoform X1; translation: MSWKMALQIPRSFWAAAVTAMLVMLSTPVAEARDFPKDFLVQFKGMCYFTNGTERVRGVARYIYNREEYGRFDSDVGEFQAVTELGRSIEDWNNYKDFLEQERAAVDKVCRHNYEAELRTTLQRRVEPTVTISPSRTEALNHHNLLVCSVTDFYPGQIKVRWFRNDQEETAGVVSTSLIRNGDWTFQILVMLEMTPQRGDVYTCHVEHPSLQSPITVEWRAQSESARSKMLSGIGGFVLGLIFLGLGLIIRHRGRKGPRGPPPAGNISAVIQSGERAQA
- the LOC129472887 gene encoding HLA class II histocompatibility antigen, DQ beta 2 chain isoform X2; the encoded protein is MSWKMALQIPRSFWAAAVTAMLVMLSTPVAEARDFPKDFLVQFKGMCYFTNGTERVRGVARYIYNREEYGRFDSDVGEFQAVTELGRSIEDWNNYKDFLEQERAAVDKVCRHNYEAELRTTLQRRVEPTVTISPSRTEALNHHNLLVCSVTDFYPGQIKVRWFRNDQEETAGVVSTSLIRNGDWTFQILVMLEMTPQRGDVYTCHVEHPSLQSPITVEWRAQSESARSKMLSGIGGFVLGLIFLGLGLIIRHRGRKGPRGPPPAGTPALTPEDFCLGLVITLL
- the LOC129472887 gene encoding HLA class II histocompatibility antigen, DQ beta 2 chain isoform X3; translated protein: MSWKMALQIPRSFWAAAVTAMLVMLSTPVAEARDFPKDFLVQFKGMCYFTNGTERVRGVARYIYNREEYGRFDSDVGEFQAVTELGRSIEDWNNYKDFLEQERAAVDKVCRHNYEAELRTTLQRRVEPTVTISPSRTEALNHHNLLVCSVTDFYPGQIKVRWFRNDQEETAGVVSTSLIRNGDWTFQILVMLEMTPQRGDVYTCHVEHPSLQSPITVEWRAQSESARSKMLSGIGGFVLGLIFLGLGLIIRHRGRKGLLH